Proteins from one Methanothrix sp. genomic window:
- a CDS encoding prenyltransferase/squalene oxidase repeat-containing protein: protein MLVLVSQAQNASNLYENALLFGNDTAVKLALEYILSCQNDDGGFGSEPGAVSGIKSTAIATIALAALGDDPGKHVRGNNSPLSYLVENHEAIDNMTNVEAQYGRYVVALVSAGLNPHDVNGSNYVELLRSYFGPRGEIGKKNYIWDDCWVILGLISSGNFSSLDASINHLKGLQTSSGGWAWNGGDVADVDTTALVLCTLLAAGEEKNSTTIQNGLQYLRSEQNEDGGFSLLGSNAASDGWAIMALNAAGEDPRKWCIGGSNPIDHLKSLQKDDGSIWWKDDVEGMSFEWTANAIIALAGKTMPPVITTNRPGL, encoded by the coding sequence ATGTTGGTGCTCGTATCACAGGCGCAAAATGCATCAAACCTGTACGAGAATGCGCTGCTCTTCGGGAATGACACCGCTGTCAAGCTTGCTTTGGAATATATACTCTCGTGCCAGAATGATGATGGAGGTTTCGGATCAGAACCTGGAGCGGTGAGCGGTATCAAATCGACTGCTATAGCGACTATCGCCCTTGCAGCTTTAGGCGATGACCCTGGAAAGCATGTTCGTGGAAATAACAGCCCGCTGAGCTATCTGGTCGAGAATCACGAAGCCATCGATAATATGACAAATGTCGAGGCTCAATACGGCCGCTATGTTGTGGCTCTTGTCTCCGCGGGCCTGAATCCTCATGATGTGAATGGAAGCAACTATGTTGAGCTTCTCAGGAGCTACTTTGGTCCCCGTGGTGAGATCGGGAAGAAGAACTACATCTGGGATGACTGCTGGGTGATACTGGGCCTCATCTCATCAGGCAATTTTAGCAGCCTGGATGCATCAATAAATCATCTGAAGGGTCTGCAAACATCATCCGGTGGATGGGCATGGAATGGCGGTGATGTGGCAGATGTGGATACGACCGCTTTAGTTCTGTGCACGCTTCTGGCTGCAGGCGAGGAGAAGAACTCAACCACAATCCAAAACGGCCTTCAGTATCTGCGCTCTGAGCAGAATGAAGATGGTGGCTTCTCTCTTCTCGGATCGAATGCTGCCAGTGATGGCTGGGCGATAATGGCACTGAATGCCGCTGGTGAGGACCCGAGAAAGTGGTGCATCGGTGGCTCAAACCCCATCGACCACCTCAAGAGCCTTCAGAAGGATGACGGATCCATATGGTGGAAGGATGATGTCGAGGGAATGTCATTTGAGTGGACTGCAAATGCGATTATTGCTCTTGCTGGAAAAACCATGCCACCAGTGATAACTACCAATCGGCCGGGGTTGTAA
- a CDS encoding 3-isopropylmalate dehydratase small subunit has product MIRGRAWVFGDDVDTDVIIPGKYLRTKDLRELAEHVMEGLDPSFSSKVQPGDIIVAGKNFGCGSSREQAPLALKLAGVSCIVARSFARIFYRNAINIGLPLIEADVVCDPGEIVEVDLSKGKVTVGGREYTGRKLPDFLMEILNDGGLVAHRRKQRGLV; this is encoded by the coding sequence ATGATCAGGGGCAGAGCATGGGTCTTCGGGGATGATGTTGATACAGATGTCATAATTCCAGGAAAGTACCTCAGGACAAAGGACCTGCGTGAGCTTGCGGAGCATGTCATGGAGGGCCTGGATCCGTCGTTCTCGTCCAAGGTCCAGCCGGGGGATATCATAGTGGCGGGCAAGAACTTCGGCTGTGGCTCCTCCAGGGAGCAGGCCCCGCTTGCCCTGAAGCTCGCAGGAGTATCATGCATCGTCGCCAGATCCTTCGCCAGGATATTTTACAGGAACGCCATAAACATCGGTCTTCCACTCATCGAGGCAGATGTCGTGTGCGATCCGGGGGAGATCGTCGAGGTCGATCTCTCAAAGGGAAAGGTCACTGTCGGCGGAAGGGAGTACACCGGCAGAAAGCTTCCGGACTTTCTGATGGAGATACTGAACGATGGAGGGCTCGTGGCCCACAGGAGAAAGCAGAGGGGGCTGGTCTGA